The genomic segment TATGGCTGCAATCAAACGAGCCTTATTGCCGCCAATATTAAAAACCGTTAAATTGCCGACTTTATCAGCACTCGGAAAAGTCTGTCGGAGTTCGGCAAATGAATTGAAATCAGTACGTTTGACGATCCGATACCAAGATTCAAGCGCGGCAGAACAATCAGGATGCTTTTTTGCAAATTCAAGTAAGCGCTTTCGGGAGATTATGTGCATGAAAAAGATCTATCTCATATTGAGATGTTTGTCAATAAAAAATATAACGAAAAGCTCACCTGGACCGAGGG from the Candidatus Desulfatibia profunda genome contains:
- a CDS encoding type II toxin-antitoxin system HigB family toxin; translated protein: MHIISRKRLLEFAKKHPDCSAALESWYRIVKRTDFNSFAELRQTFPSADKVGNLTVFNIGGNKARLIAAI